A genome region from Portunus trituberculatus isolate SZX2019 chromosome 18, ASM1759143v1, whole genome shotgun sequence includes the following:
- the LOC123505478 gene encoding DNA-directed RNA polymerase II subunit RPB1-like isoform X3: MRMKHRWERLTRFAHWLALIPRKLIVEFLSNTSVKGTKCNLEISKGDINDPCESLYGAVCGGTHCICPPGTFEDKTLLRCNKNRPGGSQGGNNRGAVDDLGLPLDYEPNKPAPAPAPPKPKPPQQPQPGYNPNQPGYNPNQPGYNPNQPGYNPNQPGYNPNQPGYNPNQPGYNPNQPGYNPNQPGYNPNHPGGTHGKTHGKDENMGEEVGGGVGGLIFLLIMGGLIYFCCCRGGKHKQVMNRFQGLPFMNRGQQAAPGGAVPMQSTMVQQDPNFSSQHTYVPPDAQQPPPGQYPPPAGGGPPMQPYPPQPYPPSAAPYVAPGPPEGYAPPGQQPPPYTQQYQPNAPPPM, translated from the exons atgaggatgaAGCACAGATGGGAAAGACTTACGCGTTTTGCTCACTGGCTTGCGCTAATTCCAAGAAAATTAATTGTAGAGTTCCTTTCAAATACAA GTGTAAAGGGAACTAAGTGTAACCTGGAAATTTCCAAGGGAGATATCAATGACCCCTGTGAGTCACTATATGGTGCTGTATGTGGAGGAACTCACTGCATCTGCCCTCCTGGCACCTTTGAGGACAAGACTTTGTTACGCTGTAATAAAAACCGTCCAGGAGGGTCCCAAGGTGGAAACAATCGTGGAGCAGTGGATGACCTTGGCCTTCCCTTGGATTATGAGCCTAATAAACCAGCTCCTGCCCCAGCACCACCCAAACCAAAGCCTCCCCAGCAGCCCCAACCTGGTTACAACCCCAACCAGCCTGGCTACAACCCCAACCAGCCCGGCTACAACCCCAACCAGCCCGGCTACAATCCCAACCAACCAGGCTACAATCCCAACCAGCCTGGCTACAACCCCAACCAGCCTGGCTACAACCCCAACCAACCTGGTTACAACCCCAACCAGCCCGGCTACAACCCCAACCATCCTGGTGGTACCCATGGCAAAACTCATGGAAAAG ATGAAAATATGGGAGAAGAAGTTGGAGGAGGTGTGGGTGGCTTGatatttcttctcattatgGGCGGTCTCatctacttctgctgctgcagaggaggaaagcataa ACAAGTTATGAACAGGTTCCAGGGACTTCCCTTCATGAACAGGGGTCAGCAGGCTGCCCCTGGTGGAGCAGTGCCCATGCAGAGTACCATGGTGCAGCAAGATCCTAACTTCAGCTCCCAGCACACCTATGTGCCACCTGATGCCCAGCAGCCTCCACCAGGACAGTACCCTCCACCAGCAG GTGGAGGGCCCCCTATGCAGCCTTACCCTCCGCAGCCTTACCCACCTTCTGCAGCACCTTACGTGGCCCCCGGTCCGCCTGAAG GCTACGCTCCACCTGGCCAACAGCCTCCACCCTACACCCAGCAGTACCAGCCCAATGCTCCACCACCCATGTAG
- the LOC123505475 gene encoding carbohydrate sulfotransferase 1-like, with translation MARRRWLVVGLGMVLGGYLALAALTHLAALPQTHRGEGEGSGWEGKYTLPSLEEVIQSVHDLDVQRVLRMYSAQHQQVPAFTPPVRVLVSSTWRSGSTLLGEVLAAHPGAYYHYEPLMPYGLQQLGPTQSNQNEVEGLLRGLLRCEYQLADDYLKFAFVNHDMFMRNLRLWSMCSAMPRTKCYTPDTLARLCSLFPVHVMKVVRARLELLAPLLSDSRVRLVWLVRDPRAVMNSRTSSVTWCQTRACSDPGYLCSDLTADLSTYLVLKETHPDQVMLLRYEDLARNPYEKSREVLTFAGLTFHRQVKEYLDDHLTSDEDEPWSTRHDPRTRVSRWMKVMGFEDVVKTQYHCHSIMKSLGYRLFTSKEDMDTGNAVGLLNLP, from the exons ATGGCGCGCCGCCGCTGGCTAGTGGTGGGCCTGGGGATGGTGCTGGGAGGCTACCTGGCACTCGCGGCCCTCACACACCTGGCGGCCCTCCCACAAACCcacagag GAGAAGGCGAGGGCAGCGGCTGGGAGGGGAAGTACACGCTGCCTTCCCTGGAGGAAGTAATTCAGTCTGTTCATGACCTCGATGTTCAGCGCGTCCTTCGTATGTATAGCGCCCAGCACCAGCAG GTGCCTGCCTTCACACCCCCCGTGAGGGTGCTGGTCTCCTCCACGTGGCGCAGCGGCTCCACTCTGCTGGGGGAGGTGTTGGCGGCACACCCCGGGGCGTATTACCATTACGAGCCACTCATGCCCTACGGCCTCCAGCAGCTGGGACCCACACAGAGCAATCAG AACGAGGTGGAGGGACTGCTGCGTGGGCTGCTACGGTGCGAGTACCAGCTGGCGGACGACTACCTCAAATTCGCCTTCGTCAACCACGACATGTTCATGCGCAACTTACGGCTGTGGTCCATGTGCAGTGCCATGCCTCGCACCAAGTGTTACACGCCCGACACTTTGGCACGCTTGTGCTCCCTGTTCCCCGTGCATGTCATGAAGGTAGTGAGGGCGCGCCTGGAGCTTCTGGCGCCTCTCCTTTCTGACTCTCGAGTGCGCTTGGTGTGGCTGGTGCGGGACCCTCGAGCCGTCATGAACTCCCGGACCTCAAGCGTCACCTGGTGCCAAACTCGTGCCTGCAGCGACCCAGGCTACTTGTGCTCCGACTTAACCGCGGACCTCAGCACGTACCTGGTGCTGAAGGAGACCCATCCGGACCAGGTGATGCTGCTTAGGTACGAGGATTTGGCTCGCAACCCGTACGAGAAGAGCCGCGAGGTGCTCACCTTCGCGGGGCTCACCTTTCATCGCCAGGTGAAGGAATACCTAGATGACCACCTCACCTCAGATGAGGACGAGCCCTGGAGCACCCGCCACGACCCCAGGACGCGCGTCTCCCGCTGGATGAAGGTCATGGGGTTTGAAGACGTTGTGAAAACTCAATACCACTGCCACAGCATCATGAAAAGCCTCGGGTACAGACTGTTCACATCCAAGGAAGACATGGACACCGGGAACGCCGTTGGTCTGTTAAACCTTCCGTAA
- the LOC123505476 gene encoding pollen-specific leucine-rich repeat extensin-like protein 3 produces MNTMLDYPLHFPGSNTTLPWAQTGMSLAVVLVALMVLVLSCCGAAALFLAACCGNRRRDTVAESGDSRWLPGIGLIDYVPVSNRSSVRVSLLLSDSMQDLEGGADESHTPAISSSHVPHQSPSLSQQYRAGASASAQHLYTAAALPEKEVRVSHSSQAFPSSSFSQASMNSLEYNKDQEFSEEDSKATLETEQQAKSSLEPQSPTTPLHLSTPTTPLSALRVPHHGSLSSLPFVSSPTSGDYFTVINTGKNSNASSSAPQPLAPPPPSASSPPLAPPPSSSISSPPLAPQPPSYTPPPPPSTSPPSSSPPPPIAPPPPSSTPPKSLPPPPPLLAPPPPSLPEQHTDSVSLKTLMSPTQSERWSILPRLGHPVNRNK; encoded by the exons atgaATACCATGCTGGATTACCCTCTGCACTTCCCCGGGAGCAACACAACACTACCTTGGGCACAGACGGGAATGTCCTTGGCTGTGGTGCTTGTGGCTCTCATGGTGTTGGTGCTGAGCTGTTgtggtgctgctgctctctTCCTGGCAGCCTGCTGTGGGAACCGGAGGAGAGACACCGTGGCCGAGAGTGGAGACTCCCGCTGGTTGCCTGGAATAGGTCTCATTGACTACGTCCCCGTTTCCAACAG GTCGTCGGTTCGGGTGTCTCTCTTGTTGTCTGACAGCATGCAGGACCTGGAGGGAGGCGCAGACGAGTCTCACACACCTGCCATCAGTTCCAGTCATGTCCCCCACCAGTCGCCGTCACTCTCACAGCAGTACAGGGCAGGTGCCTCGGCATCTGCTCAGCATCTttacactgctgctgctttgcCTGAAAAGGAAGTTCGTGTCTCACATTCATCACAAGCTTTCCCATCGAGTTCCTTCTCCCAAGCGTCCATGAACTCTTTAGAATACAACAAAGATCAAGAGTTTAGCGAAGAAGACTCTAAAGCAACTCTTGAGACAGAGCAGCAAGCCAAGTCCTCCCTTGAGCCCCAGTCACCAACCACGCCACTGCATCTATCAACACCCACTACGCCTTTGTCAGCTTTAAGAGTACCTCATCATGGTTCCTTGTCCTCACTGCCATTTGTTTCCTCACCAACGTCTGGGGATTATTTTACTGTTATCAACACTGGCAAAAATAGTAAtgcatcatcatcagcaccacaaccactagcacctccaccaccatcagcatcatcaccaccactagcacctccaccatcatcatcaatatcatcaccaccactagcacctcaaccaccatcatacacaccaccaccaccaccatcaacatcaccaccatcatcatcaccaccaccaccaatagcacctccaccaccatcatcaacaccaccaaaatcactaccaccaccaccaccactactagcacctccaccaccatcactaccagaaCAGCACACTGACTCTGTCTCGTTAAAGACTCTCATGTCGCCGACTCAGTCAGAAAGGTGGTCCATCCTTCCTCGCCTGGGACACCCTGTCAATAGAAACAAGTGA
- the LOC123505478 gene encoding calcium-binding protein P-like isoform X4 encodes MRMKHRWERLTRFAHWLALIPRKLIVEFLSNTSVKGTKCNLEISKGDINDPCESLYGAVCGGTHCICPPGTFEDKTLLRCNKNRPGGSQGGNNRGAVDDLGLPLDYEPNKPAPAPAPPKPKPPQQPQPGYNPNQPGYNPNQPGYNPNQPGYNPNQPGYNPNQPGYNPNQPGYNPNQPGYNPNQPGYNPNHPGGTHGKTHGKDENMGEEVGGGVGGLIFLLIMGGLIYFCCCRGGKHKQVMNRFQGLPFMNRGQQAAPGGAVPMQSTMVQQDPNFSSQHTYVPPDAQQPPPGQYPPPAGVYPAPYGPQPGYAPYPPQGYAPPGQQPPPYTQQYQPNAPPPM; translated from the exons atgaggatgaAGCACAGATGGGAAAGACTTACGCGTTTTGCTCACTGGCTTGCGCTAATTCCAAGAAAATTAATTGTAGAGTTCCTTTCAAATACAA GTGTAAAGGGAACTAAGTGTAACCTGGAAATTTCCAAGGGAGATATCAATGACCCCTGTGAGTCACTATATGGTGCTGTATGTGGAGGAACTCACTGCATCTGCCCTCCTGGCACCTTTGAGGACAAGACTTTGTTACGCTGTAATAAAAACCGTCCAGGAGGGTCCCAAGGTGGAAACAATCGTGGAGCAGTGGATGACCTTGGCCTTCCCTTGGATTATGAGCCTAATAAACCAGCTCCTGCCCCAGCACCACCCAAACCAAAGCCTCCCCAGCAGCCCCAACCTGGTTACAACCCCAACCAGCCTGGCTACAACCCCAACCAGCCCGGCTACAACCCCAACCAGCCCGGCTACAATCCCAACCAACCAGGCTACAATCCCAACCAGCCTGGCTACAACCCCAACCAGCCTGGCTACAACCCCAACCAACCTGGTTACAACCCCAACCAGCCCGGCTACAACCCCAACCATCCTGGTGGTACCCATGGCAAAACTCATGGAAAAG ATGAAAATATGGGAGAAGAAGTTGGAGGAGGTGTGGGTGGCTTGatatttcttctcattatgGGCGGTCTCatctacttctgctgctgcagaggaggaaagcataa ACAAGTTATGAACAGGTTCCAGGGACTTCCCTTCATGAACAGGGGTCAGCAGGCTGCCCCTGGTGGAGCAGTGCCCATGCAGAGTACCATGGTGCAGCAAGATCCTAACTTCAGCTCCCAGCACACCTATGTGCCACCTGATGCCCAGCAGCCTCCACCAGGACAGTACCCTCCACCAGCAG GTGTATACCCAGCACCTTATGGACCACAGCCTGGGTATGCACCTTACCCCCCTCAAG GCTACGCTCCACCTGGCCAACAGCCTCCACCCTACACCCAGCAGTACCAGCCCAATGCTCCACCACCCATGTAG
- the LOC123505478 gene encoding calcium-binding protein P-like isoform X5 produces the protein MRMKHRWERLTRFAHWLALIPRKLIVEFLSNTSVKGTKCNLEISKGDINDPCESLYGAVCGGTHCICPPGTFEDKTLLRCNKNRPGGSQGGNNRGAVDDLGLPLDYEPNKPAPAPAPPKPKPPQQPQPGYNPNQPGYNPNQPGYNPNQPGYNPNQPGYNPNQPGYNPNQPGYNPNQPGYNPNQPGYNPNHPGGTHGKTHGKDENMGEEVGGGVGGLIFLLIMGGLIYFCCCRGGKHKQVMNRFQGLPFMNRGQQAAPGGAVPMQSTMVQQDPNFSSQHTYVPPDAQQPPPGQYPPPAGYAPPGQQPPPYTQQYQPNAPPPM, from the exons atgaggatgaAGCACAGATGGGAAAGACTTACGCGTTTTGCTCACTGGCTTGCGCTAATTCCAAGAAAATTAATTGTAGAGTTCCTTTCAAATACAA GTGTAAAGGGAACTAAGTGTAACCTGGAAATTTCCAAGGGAGATATCAATGACCCCTGTGAGTCACTATATGGTGCTGTATGTGGAGGAACTCACTGCATCTGCCCTCCTGGCACCTTTGAGGACAAGACTTTGTTACGCTGTAATAAAAACCGTCCAGGAGGGTCCCAAGGTGGAAACAATCGTGGAGCAGTGGATGACCTTGGCCTTCCCTTGGATTATGAGCCTAATAAACCAGCTCCTGCCCCAGCACCACCCAAACCAAAGCCTCCCCAGCAGCCCCAACCTGGTTACAACCCCAACCAGCCTGGCTACAACCCCAACCAGCCCGGCTACAACCCCAACCAGCCCGGCTACAATCCCAACCAACCAGGCTACAATCCCAACCAGCCTGGCTACAACCCCAACCAGCCTGGCTACAACCCCAACCAACCTGGTTACAACCCCAACCAGCCCGGCTACAACCCCAACCATCCTGGTGGTACCCATGGCAAAACTCATGGAAAAG ATGAAAATATGGGAGAAGAAGTTGGAGGAGGTGTGGGTGGCTTGatatttcttctcattatgGGCGGTCTCatctacttctgctgctgcagaggaggaaagcataa ACAAGTTATGAACAGGTTCCAGGGACTTCCCTTCATGAACAGGGGTCAGCAGGCTGCCCCTGGTGGAGCAGTGCCCATGCAGAGTACCATGGTGCAGCAAGATCCTAACTTCAGCTCCCAGCACACCTATGTGCCACCTGATGCCCAGCAGCCTCCACCAGGACAGTACCCTCCACCAGCAG GCTACGCTCCACCTGGCCAACAGCCTCCACCCTACACCCAGCAGTACCAGCCCAATGCTCCACCACCCATGTAG
- the LOC123505478 gene encoding calcium-binding protein P-like isoform X2, producing the protein MWCILAIAVVVALTPPCQGFNVGVKGTKCNLEISKGDINDPCESLYGAVCGGTHCICPPGTFEDKTLLRCNKNRPGGSQGGNNRGAVDDLGLPLDYEPNKPAPAPAPPKPKPPQQPQPGYNPNQPGYNPNQPGYNPNQPGYNPNQPGYNPNQPGYNPNQPGYNPNQPGYNPNQPGYNPNHPGGTHGKTHGKDENMGEEVGGGVGGLIFLLIMGGLIYFCCCRGGKHKQVMNRFQGLPFMNRGQQAAPGGAVPMQSTMVQQDPNFSSQHTYVPPDAQQPPPGQYPPPAGVYPAPYGPQPGYAPYPPQGGGPPMQPYPPQPYPPSAAPYVAPGPPEGYAPPGQQPPPYTQQYQPNAPPPM; encoded by the exons ATGTGGTGCATCTTGgcaatagcagtggtggtggcgctgacTCCTCCCTGCCAAGGCTTCAATGTAG GTGTAAAGGGAACTAAGTGTAACCTGGAAATTTCCAAGGGAGATATCAATGACCCCTGTGAGTCACTATATGGTGCTGTATGTGGAGGAACTCACTGCATCTGCCCTCCTGGCACCTTTGAGGACAAGACTTTGTTACGCTGTAATAAAAACCGTCCAGGAGGGTCCCAAGGTGGAAACAATCGTGGAGCAGTGGATGACCTTGGCCTTCCCTTGGATTATGAGCCTAATAAACCAGCTCCTGCCCCAGCACCACCCAAACCAAAGCCTCCCCAGCAGCCCCAACCTGGTTACAACCCCAACCAGCCTGGCTACAACCCCAACCAGCCCGGCTACAACCCCAACCAGCCCGGCTACAATCCCAACCAACCAGGCTACAATCCCAACCAGCCTGGCTACAACCCCAACCAGCCTGGCTACAACCCCAACCAACCTGGTTACAACCCCAACCAGCCCGGCTACAACCCCAACCATCCTGGTGGTACCCATGGCAAAACTCATGGAAAAG ATGAAAATATGGGAGAAGAAGTTGGAGGAGGTGTGGGTGGCTTGatatttcttctcattatgGGCGGTCTCatctacttctgctgctgcagaggaggaaagcataa ACAAGTTATGAACAGGTTCCAGGGACTTCCCTTCATGAACAGGGGTCAGCAGGCTGCCCCTGGTGGAGCAGTGCCCATGCAGAGTACCATGGTGCAGCAAGATCCTAACTTCAGCTCCCAGCACACCTATGTGCCACCTGATGCCCAGCAGCCTCCACCAGGACAGTACCCTCCACCAGCAG GTGTATACCCAGCACCTTATGGACCACAGCCTGGGTATGCACCTTACCCCCCTCAAG GTGGAGGGCCCCCTATGCAGCCTTACCCTCCGCAGCCTTACCCACCTTCTGCAGCACCTTACGTGGCCCCCGGTCCGCCTGAAG GCTACGCTCCACCTGGCCAACAGCCTCCACCCTACACCCAGCAGTACCAGCCCAATGCTCCACCACCCATGTAG
- the LOC123505478 gene encoding calcium-binding protein P-like isoform X1 yields MRMKHRWERLTRFAHWLALIPRKLIVEFLSNTSVKGTKCNLEISKGDINDPCESLYGAVCGGTHCICPPGTFEDKTLLRCNKNRPGGSQGGNNRGAVDDLGLPLDYEPNKPAPAPAPPKPKPPQQPQPGYNPNQPGYNPNQPGYNPNQPGYNPNQPGYNPNQPGYNPNQPGYNPNQPGYNPNQPGYNPNHPGGTHGKTHGKDENMGEEVGGGVGGLIFLLIMGGLIYFCCCRGGKHKQVMNRFQGLPFMNRGQQAAPGGAVPMQSTMVQQDPNFSSQHTYVPPDAQQPPPGQYPPPAGVYPAPYGPQPGYAPYPPQGGGPPMQPYPPQPYPPSAAPYVAPGPPEGYAPPGQQPPPYTQQYQPNAPPPM; encoded by the exons atgaggatgaAGCACAGATGGGAAAGACTTACGCGTTTTGCTCACTGGCTTGCGCTAATTCCAAGAAAATTAATTGTAGAGTTCCTTTCAAATACAA GTGTAAAGGGAACTAAGTGTAACCTGGAAATTTCCAAGGGAGATATCAATGACCCCTGTGAGTCACTATATGGTGCTGTATGTGGAGGAACTCACTGCATCTGCCCTCCTGGCACCTTTGAGGACAAGACTTTGTTACGCTGTAATAAAAACCGTCCAGGAGGGTCCCAAGGTGGAAACAATCGTGGAGCAGTGGATGACCTTGGCCTTCCCTTGGATTATGAGCCTAATAAACCAGCTCCTGCCCCAGCACCACCCAAACCAAAGCCTCCCCAGCAGCCCCAACCTGGTTACAACCCCAACCAGCCTGGCTACAACCCCAACCAGCCCGGCTACAACCCCAACCAGCCCGGCTACAATCCCAACCAACCAGGCTACAATCCCAACCAGCCTGGCTACAACCCCAACCAGCCTGGCTACAACCCCAACCAACCTGGTTACAACCCCAACCAGCCCGGCTACAACCCCAACCATCCTGGTGGTACCCATGGCAAAACTCATGGAAAAG ATGAAAATATGGGAGAAGAAGTTGGAGGAGGTGTGGGTGGCTTGatatttcttctcattatgGGCGGTCTCatctacttctgctgctgcagaggaggaaagcataa ACAAGTTATGAACAGGTTCCAGGGACTTCCCTTCATGAACAGGGGTCAGCAGGCTGCCCCTGGTGGAGCAGTGCCCATGCAGAGTACCATGGTGCAGCAAGATCCTAACTTCAGCTCCCAGCACACCTATGTGCCACCTGATGCCCAGCAGCCTCCACCAGGACAGTACCCTCCACCAGCAG GTGTATACCCAGCACCTTATGGACCACAGCCTGGGTATGCACCTTACCCCCCTCAAG GTGGAGGGCCCCCTATGCAGCCTTACCCTCCGCAGCCTTACCCACCTTCTGCAGCACCTTACGTGGCCCCCGGTCCGCCTGAAG GCTACGCTCCACCTGGCCAACAGCCTCCACCCTACACCCAGCAGTACCAGCCCAATGCTCCACCACCCATGTAG